Part of the Eshraghiella crossota genome is shown below.
GAGTTCCCTAACGCAATTGCTTCAGAACTTCGTATCATGGACAACGTTCTCAGATTCTTATGCGTTAACGTAGAAGAATAGAAGCTTAACGGCATATGCCGTAGAGGAGGCAGATTATGAACAAAGTAATCTTAATGGGACGTTTAACAAGAGATCCTAATATCAGTTATTCATCTGGTGAGAGACAGACTACAGTTGCCAGATATACATTAGCAGTAGACAGAAGACGCCGTAGTGACGGTGGAGAACAGACAGCAGATTTTATTTCCTGTGTGGCATTTGACAGAGCAGCAGAGTTTGCGGAGAAATACCTTCATCAGGGAACCAAGATAGCTGTAACAGGTCGTATACAGACCGGAAGCTACACTA
Proteins encoded:
- a CDS encoding single-stranded DNA-binding protein, which gives rise to MNKVILMGRLTRDPNISYSSGERQTTVARYTLAVDRRRRSDGGEQTADFISCVAFDRAAEFAEKYLHQGTKIAVTGRIQTGSYTNRDGQKVYTTDVVIEEQEFAESKNSAGEGGYSQAAGRPEPSAAGDGFMNIPDGVEDEGLPF